The Podospora pseudocomata strain CBS 415.72m chromosome 1 map unlocalized CBS415.72m_1, whole genome shotgun sequence genome has a segment encoding these proteins:
- a CDS encoding uncharacterized protein (COG:K; EggNog:ENOG503P3BX; BUSCO:EOG09264ZI5), translated as MSDQKHAPTSRAKPPPAGEEEAGAVLKLGEFQDVDTLTLSEASLVINALMAKRKKDRKDRNETDALNQTLDYLDAFARFKAKENVEAVERLLSTHKELSKFERAQIGSLCCDTADECKTLIPSLADKISDEDLGELLDELEKLL; from the exons ATGTCGGATCAGAAACACGCTCCTACCTCGCGGGCAAAACCCCCACCGgccggtgaagaagaagcaggcgCTGTTCTCAAACTGGGCGAGTTCCAGGACGTCGACACGCTGACACTGTCGGAAGCGTCACTCGTCATCAACGCCCTCATGGCCAAACGAAAAAAGGATCGCAAGGACCGGAACGAGACGGACGCGCTCAACCAGACACTCGACTACCTCGATGCATTTGCTCGGTTCAAGGCGAAGGAGAATGTGGAGGCTGTCGAGCGACTGCTGAGCACGCACAAGGAATTGAGCAAATTCGAAAGGGCCCAGATTG GATCCCTTTGCTGCGATACCGCCGATGAGTGCAAGACCTTGATTCCTTCCTTGGCGGACAAGATCAGCGACGAGGACTTGGGAGAGCTGCTGGATGAATTGGAGAAGCTTCTGTGA